A stretch of Mycobacterium sp. ITM-2016-00316 DNA encodes these proteins:
- a CDS encoding MBL fold metallo-hydrolase, with translation MQQIRSDLWETRQDSPFPGLTTHAYLWTGGPGGNVLFYSTQTEADFAELQRLGGVAHQYLSHRDEAGPMLGRIAAHFGARLHAPAAELVDIGRHAHIDVPIGSRHVDANGIEVIPTPGHSPGSTSYLVPGANGQSYLFTGDTIFLGEDGDWAAGHLPGISDAAQLQDSLQVLGRLHPDLVISSAFPSESGVQVPGPRWAQCAAEARDRLAEVA, from the coding sequence ATGCAGCAGATCCGCTCCGACCTGTGGGAGACCCGGCAGGACAGCCCGTTTCCCGGTCTGACCACCCACGCCTACCTGTGGACGGGCGGCCCGGGTGGCAACGTGCTGTTCTACAGCACCCAGACCGAGGCCGACTTCGCCGAGCTGCAACGGCTCGGCGGAGTCGCCCATCAATACCTGTCCCACCGCGACGAAGCGGGTCCGATGCTGGGCCGCATCGCCGCACACTTCGGCGCCCGCCTGCACGCGCCGGCGGCCGAACTGGTCGATATCGGCAGGCACGCCCACATCGACGTCCCGATCGGCAGCAGGCATGTCGACGCCAACGGCATCGAGGTGATCCCCACCCCGGGCCACTCCCCCGGCAGCACCAGCTATCTGGTGCCCGGCGCCAACGGCCAGAGCTACCTGTTCACCGGCGACACCATCTTCCTCGGCGAAGACGGTGACTGGGCGGCCGGCCATCTGCCCGGTATCAGCGACGCCGCCCAGTTGCAGGACAGCCTGCAGGTGCTGGGCAGGTTGCATCCCGATCTGGTGATCTCCAGCGCCTTCCCCTCGGAGTCCGGCGTGCAGGTTCCCGGCCCGCGGTGGGCACAGTGTGCGGCGGAGGCCCGCGATCGGCTGGCGGAGGTAGCCTGA
- the gluQRS gene encoding tRNA glutamyl-Q(34) synthetase GluQRS: MPGRSDGGRSGRFAPSPSADLHIGNLRTAVLAWLFARSTGRRFLIRVEDLDDRTFSDVAARQLADLTAIGVIPDDPPEYQTAHAGRYDTVIEELSRRGLVYECYCSRKDILGAPRAPHAPEGAYPGTCRDREPPADSHRPPALRLRSDTFSYTVTDVLHGEFTGVVDDFVLRRGDGVTAYNLAVVVDDAAQDIDQVVRGDDLLSSSPRQAYLAALLGYPPVTYAHVPLVLNAEGKRLAKRDGAVTLAEIGVAPALALIADSLGYSATTLDGMLGEFDPMSVPRQPWVYRPV; the protein is encoded by the coding sequence ATGCCAGGCCGAAGCGACGGGGGACGTTCCGGCCGGTTCGCCCCCAGCCCGTCGGCCGATCTGCACATCGGCAATCTGCGCACGGCGGTATTGGCCTGGTTGTTCGCCAGGTCCACGGGGCGCCGGTTCCTGATCCGGGTCGAGGATCTCGACGACCGCACGTTCAGCGATGTGGCGGCCCGGCAGCTGGCCGACCTGACCGCGATCGGGGTGATCCCCGATGATCCGCCCGAGTATCAGACCGCCCACGCCGGCCGCTACGACACCGTGATAGAAGAGCTGTCCCGGCGCGGCCTGGTGTACGAATGCTACTGCAGCAGAAAGGATATACTCGGTGCTCCGCGGGCTCCGCACGCACCGGAGGGCGCCTATCCGGGAACCTGCCGGGATCGCGAACCGCCGGCCGATTCACACCGGCCCCCAGCTTTACGGTTGCGCAGCGACACCTTCTCCTACACCGTCACCGATGTCCTGCACGGTGAATTCACCGGTGTGGTCGATGATTTCGTGCTGCGACGCGGCGACGGGGTGACCGCCTACAACCTGGCGGTGGTGGTCGATGACGCCGCCCAGGATATCGACCAGGTGGTGCGCGGTGACGATCTGCTGTCGTCCTCGCCGCGGCAGGCCTATCTCGCGGCGCTGCTGGGCTACCCCCCGGTCACCTACGCCCACGTACCGCTGGTGCTCAACGCCGAGGGCAAGCGGTTGGCCAAGCGTGACGGCGCGGTGACACTCGCCGAGATCGGTGTGGCGCCCGCGCTGGCTCTGATCGCGGACTCCCTGGGCTATTCGGCCACCACGCTCGACGGCATGCTCGGCGAATTCGATCCCATGTCTGTTCCGCGGCAGCCCTGGGTATACCGCCCCGTGTGA
- a CDS encoding ABC transporter permease subunit (The N-terminal region of this protein, as described by TIGR01726, is a three transmembrane segment that identifies a subfamily of ABC transporter permease subunits, which specificities that include histidine, arginine, glutamine, glutamate, L-cystine (sic), the opines (in Agrobacterium) octopine and nopaline, etc.), whose amino-acid sequence MLGNLQRVLLATLLTAAVILGAVGCGSPEGTGTDPIQSAGVLRVGTEGTYAPFSYHDPATGELVGYDIDVARAVGDQLGVTVEFVETPWDSIFAALEANRFDIVANQVTINPERQAKYDLSQPYTVGEGVIVTRADDDSISSLEDLSGKTTAQSITSNWAQVARDAGATVEGVEGFAQAITLLNQGRIDATVNDSVAVYAYLAETGDTSVKIAAQTGETSDQGFAARKDSGLLPELNGALDQLRADGRLTAISEKYLKADATGGATATAQTPGASPEVRSAFQLVLDNLWPLAKAALTMTIPLTLISFIIGLVIALAVALARLSSNVVVSNVARFYISIIRGTPLLVQLFIVFYALPEFGVRIDPFPAAVIAFSLNVGGYAAEIIRSAILSVPKGQWEAAETIGYHYAGALRRIILPQAARVAVPPLSNTLISLVKDTSLASTILVTELLRQAQIVAAPTFEFFALYGTAAIYYWVICLALSFGQARVEHRLERYVAR is encoded by the coding sequence GTGCTCGGAAACCTCCAGCGGGTACTGCTCGCCACACTGCTCACCGCCGCGGTGATCCTCGGCGCCGTCGGCTGCGGCTCACCCGAGGGCACCGGCACGGACCCGATCCAGTCGGCGGGCGTGCTGCGGGTCGGCACCGAGGGCACCTACGCGCCGTTCAGCTACCACGACCCCGCCACCGGCGAACTGGTCGGCTATGACATCGACGTCGCCAGGGCGGTCGGCGACCAACTGGGTGTGACCGTCGAATTCGTGGAAACGCCATGGGATTCCATCTTCGCGGCACTGGAAGCCAACCGGTTCGACATCGTCGCCAACCAAGTCACCATCAACCCCGAACGCCAGGCCAAATACGACCTGTCCCAGCCCTATACGGTCGGCGAAGGCGTCATCGTCACGAGAGCCGACGACGACTCGATCAGCTCGCTCGAGGATCTGTCGGGCAAGACCACCGCCCAGTCGATCACCAGCAACTGGGCGCAGGTCGCCCGCGACGCCGGCGCCACGGTCGAAGGTGTGGAGGGCTTCGCGCAGGCGATCACCCTGCTCAACCAGGGCCGCATCGACGCCACTGTGAACGACAGCGTCGCGGTGTACGCCTACCTCGCCGAGACCGGTGACACCTCGGTCAAGATCGCCGCGCAGACCGGTGAGACCAGCGATCAGGGCTTCGCCGCCCGTAAGGACAGCGGTCTGCTGCCCGAACTCAACGGCGCCCTCGACCAATTGCGCGCCGACGGCAGACTGACCGCGATCTCGGAGAAGTACCTGAAGGCCGACGCGACCGGCGGCGCCACGGCCACAGCCCAGACCCCCGGCGCGAGTCCGGAGGTGCGCTCGGCGTTCCAGCTGGTGCTCGACAACCTCTGGCCGCTCGCCAAGGCCGCGCTCACCATGACGATTCCGCTGACGCTCATCAGCTTCATCATCGGCCTGGTGATCGCGCTGGCGGTGGCCCTGGCCCGGTTGTCGTCGAACGTGGTGGTGAGCAATGTGGCGCGGTTCTACATCTCGATCATCCGCGGCACACCGCTGCTGGTGCAGCTGTTCATCGTGTTCTACGCGCTGCCGGAGTTCGGGGTGCGGATCGACCCGTTCCCCGCGGCGGTGATCGCCTTCAGCCTCAACGTCGGCGGCTACGCGGCCGAGATCATCCGTTCCGCGATCTTGAGCGTGCCGAAGGGGCAGTGGGAGGCAGCCGAGACCATCGGCTACCACTACGCCGGCGCGCTGCGGCGCATCATCCTGCCCCAGGCCGCCCGGGTCGCCGTCCCGCCGCTGTCCAACACGTTGATCTCGCTGGTCAAGGACACATCCCTGGCGTCGACGATTTTGGTGACCGAGTTGCTGCGACAGGCTCAGATCGTCGCGGCGCCCACGTTCGAGTTCTTCGCGCTCTACGGCACGGCGGCGATCTACTACTGGGTGATCTGCCTGGCGCTGTCCTTCGGGCAGGCCAGGGTGGAACACCGACTGGAAAGGTACGTGGCGAGATGA
- a CDS encoding amino acid ABC transporter ATP-binding protein, giving the protein MTEYRVEARGIEKAFGDNKVLRDVSFTVATGTATAIIGPSGSGKTTLLRTLNALDRADAGVIRVDDVEIDFATPTPKPEIRRFQSRSGFVFQGHNLFPHKTVLENIIEGPVIVQKRPKDEVVAEAVALLDQVGLAEKQDQYPFQLSGGQQQRVGIARALALKPKLVLFDEPTSALDPELVGEVLSVIKDLAVQGWTLVIVTHEIQFARQVSNQVLFTDNGVILEQGTPEEVIGNPRQERTRQFLDRILNPL; this is encoded by the coding sequence ATGACCGAATACCGTGTCGAGGCTCGGGGCATCGAGAAGGCGTTCGGCGACAACAAGGTGCTGCGCGACGTGTCCTTCACGGTGGCCACCGGCACCGCGACGGCGATCATCGGGCCGTCCGGGTCGGGAAAGACCACCCTGCTGCGCACCCTGAACGCGCTGGACCGAGCCGACGCCGGGGTGATCCGGGTCGACGATGTCGAGATCGACTTCGCCACCCCGACCCCGAAACCCGAGATACGCCGATTCCAGTCGCGCAGCGGCTTCGTGTTCCAGGGCCACAACCTGTTCCCACACAAGACGGTGCTGGAGAACATCATCGAGGGCCCGGTGATCGTGCAGAAGCGCCCCAAGGACGAAGTGGTCGCCGAGGCCGTCGCGTTGCTCGACCAGGTGGGGCTCGCCGAGAAGCAGGACCAGTACCCGTTCCAGCTGTCCGGCGGCCAGCAGCAGCGCGTCGGTATCGCGCGGGCACTGGCGCTCAAGCCCAAGCTGGTGCTCTTCGACGAACCGACGTCGGCCCTGGACCCGGAGCTCGTGGGCGAGGTGCTCTCGGTGATCAAGGATCTCGCCGTGCAGGGGTGGACCCTGGTGATCGTCACGCACGAAATCCAGTTCGCCCGACAGGTTTCCAATCAGGTGTTGTTCACCGACAACGGCGTCATCCTGGAACAGGGCACACCCGAAGAGGTCATCGGGAACCCCCGGCAGGAGCGCACGCGGCAGTTTCTGGACCGGATCCTCAACCCGCTGTGA
- a CDS encoding TetR/AcrR family transcriptional regulator yields MTRRRLTGAERRTQLLDVARDIVAADGFPALTIERVAGQSGVTRTVVYQQFIDLAGLTTALLDRESAVAFSGIGSVQGARDIDELGRGILAYLHAAPTSWRIILRPPDGAPPEARVRLELGRAYARSVAARHLRVDPDSATVRILLAAIEELARLHLDDPAAHPDAEMLSYLGSLVGWAAGVTAG; encoded by the coding sequence ATGACCCGCCGCCGGCTCACCGGTGCCGAACGTCGGACCCAGCTTCTCGATGTGGCGCGCGACATCGTGGCCGCCGACGGCTTCCCCGCGCTGACCATCGAGCGCGTCGCGGGCCAATCGGGGGTGACCAGAACCGTTGTCTATCAACAGTTCATCGACCTAGCCGGTCTGACGACAGCCCTGCTGGACCGTGAGTCCGCGGTGGCGTTCTCGGGGATCGGCAGCGTGCAGGGCGCGCGCGACATCGACGAGCTGGGCCGCGGCATCCTGGCCTATCTGCACGCCGCCCCGACAAGTTGGCGGATCATACTTCGGCCTCCCGACGGAGCCCCGCCGGAGGCGCGGGTGCGGCTCGAACTGGGTCGCGCCTACGCGAGGTCGGTGGCGGCTCGGCACCTGCGGGTCGACCCGGACAGCGCGACAGTACGAATCCTGTTGGCCGCCATCGAGGAATTGGCCCGGCTGCATCTCGACGATCCAGCCGCGCATCCCGATGCGGAGATGTTGTCCTACCTCGGGTCGCTGGTGGGCTGGGCGGCGGGCGTCACAGCGGGTTGA
- the hpnE gene encoding hydroxysqualene dehydroxylase HpnE, whose product MGDDARRFVVIGGGLAGLASAVWLAEAGCAVTLLERRGSLGGRTHAMRAETGSNGPDDVPDNGQHVIASGYQHLYRYLTSVGTRQHIAFPKSSTLRWPDGRKVTMQTTGVGAIRTLFGVHPDASWADRLRAARATLLLGWQALRQPADLADISTEQWFDRVGMPAPAREALWDWLALGIAAEPVAQESAKVFANVLGTGIRLGIKHRTPVTIGYPTVDLDTLYIEGALRVFEERGVDVRYRAVARKINITDGAVTGVLLADGTEIPADAVVCAVPNSNIAGLLDDLPEHPEIYAAADKLGYTPIVSTNLYLDRPLGTESAFEGLIGGTGVIDEVFDRQIMHGRSTERSWLYCLTTSGAYEQIHKSNEEIVDEQLALLRRYYPAATEAKVLEAQVVKMPRATFSQVVGTDSLRPPQRTSVPSLVLAGDWTATDWSATMESAVQSAAKAVDLLLA is encoded by the coding sequence ATGGGAGACGACGCGCGGCGCTTCGTGGTCATCGGCGGCGGGCTGGCCGGGCTGGCCTCGGCGGTCTGGCTGGCCGAGGCCGGGTGCGCGGTGACCCTGCTGGAACGGCGCGGCAGCCTCGGCGGCCGCACGCACGCCATGCGTGCCGAGACCGGCAGCAATGGCCCGGACGATGTGCCCGACAACGGCCAGCACGTCATCGCCAGCGGGTATCAACACCTCTACCGGTATCTCACCAGCGTCGGCACCCGCCAACACATCGCGTTCCCGAAATCCTCCACACTGCGCTGGCCCGACGGGCGCAAGGTCACCATGCAGACCACCGGGGTGGGCGCGATCCGCACCCTGTTCGGGGTGCACCCGGACGCGAGCTGGGCGGACCGGTTGCGTGCCGCGCGCGCCACCCTGCTGCTGGGCTGGCAGGCGCTGCGGCAGCCCGCCGATCTTGCCGATATCTCCACCGAGCAGTGGTTCGACCGCGTCGGGATGCCCGCCCCGGCGCGAGAAGCGTTGTGGGACTGGCTGGCGCTGGGAATCGCCGCCGAGCCGGTCGCGCAGGAGTCGGCGAAGGTCTTCGCGAATGTGCTCGGCACCGGTATCCGTTTGGGGATCAAACACCGCACCCCCGTCACCATCGGGTACCCGACTGTCGACCTGGACACCCTCTACATCGAGGGCGCCCTGAGGGTGTTCGAGGAGCGCGGTGTCGATGTGCGCTACCGGGCGGTGGCCCGAAAGATCAACATCACCGACGGCGCGGTGACCGGCGTGCTGCTGGCCGACGGGACCGAGATCCCCGCGGATGCGGTGGTCTGCGCGGTGCCCAACTCCAATATCGCCGGCCTGCTTGACGACCTGCCTGAGCACCCGGAAATCTACGCCGCGGCAGACAAATTGGGCTACACCCCCATCGTCAGCACCAACCTGTACCTTGACCGGCCGCTGGGTACCGAGTCCGCCTTCGAGGGGTTGATCGGCGGCACCGGTGTCATCGACGAGGTCTTCGACCGGCAGATCATGCATGGCCGCAGCACCGAACGCTCGTGGTTGTACTGCCTGACCACCAGCGGCGCCTACGAGCAGATACACAAGAGCAACGAGGAGATCGTCGACGAGCAGCTGGCATTGCTGCGGCGTTACTACCCGGCCGCGACGGAGGCGAAAGTGCTGGAGGCCCAGGTGGTCAAGATGCCGCGGGCCACCTTCTCCCAGGTGGTCGGCACCGATTCGCTGCGCCCACCGCAACGCACTTCGGTGCCCTCGCTGGTGTTGGCCGGGGACTGGACCGCCACGGACTGGTCGGCCACCATGGAGAGCGCCGTGCAGAGTGCCGCCAAGGCCGTCGACCTGCTGCTCGCATGA
- a CDS encoding acetyl-CoA hydrolase/transferase family protein: MPTELTAERAAARLQATDTLGIPLGPGQPPAFLRALGERDDWTDLRVYGALLAVLTELFTRKGVHYLSGFYGPLDRALRDGGADVEFAPADFRRFGPLLQRQSPRVMTTVTAAPDADGWCSLSLHAGGTVDELRRAGADPDRLLIVEASDAFPRTYGMGDHRHALHVDEIDILARSSEAPLALPGGDTPPSDVDRAIAKNAVAYMPSGVTLQTGIGSIPNQIATLLAEGDGSDFGLHSEMFTDGCMRLHRAGKIANAHKGQFDGVSVTTFAFGSAELYDWLDGNREVAFLPVEVVNAPEVIADNHRMVTINGALGIDIHGQVVADTIDGGQFSGIGGAEDFVAGAGLELSDRSLICLPSTYMKDGELRSRVVPWFGPGAVITTPRHHVDVIVTEHGTAELEGLTVRERGEALAAIADPQFRDGLLAAAARAAQGRSPVPDRTILL; encoded by the coding sequence ATGCCGACCGAGCTCACCGCCGAGCGGGCCGCCGCGCGGCTGCAGGCGACCGACACCTTGGGAATTCCGTTGGGGCCCGGCCAGCCGCCGGCTTTCCTGCGGGCGCTGGGCGAGCGCGACGACTGGACCGATCTGCGGGTCTACGGCGCACTGCTGGCGGTGCTCACCGAATTGTTCACCCGCAAGGGAGTGCACTACCTGTCCGGGTTCTACGGCCCGCTGGACCGGGCGCTCCGCGACGGCGGCGCCGACGTCGAGTTCGCGCCCGCGGACTTCCGGCGCTTCGGTCCGCTGCTGCAGCGGCAGTCACCGCGGGTGATGACGACGGTCACCGCGGCGCCGGACGCCGACGGCTGGTGTTCGCTGTCCCTGCATGCCGGCGGTACCGTCGACGAATTGCGGCGTGCCGGCGCAGATCCCGACCGGTTGCTCATTGTGGAGGCCTCCGATGCGTTCCCGCGGACCTACGGGATGGGCGATCACCGGCACGCCCTGCACGTCGACGAGATCGACATCCTGGCGCGATCCTCGGAGGCGCCGCTCGCGCTGCCTGGAGGTGACACACCGCCCAGTGACGTCGACCGGGCCATCGCGAAGAACGCCGTGGCCTACATGCCGTCGGGGGTGACCCTGCAGACCGGGATCGGCTCGATCCCCAACCAGATCGCCACCCTGCTCGCCGAGGGCGACGGCAGCGACTTCGGTTTGCACAGCGAGATGTTCACCGATGGCTGCATGCGTCTGCACCGGGCGGGCAAGATCGCCAACGCTCACAAGGGCCAGTTCGACGGTGTCAGCGTGACGACCTTCGCGTTCGGGTCGGCCGAACTCTACGACTGGCTCGATGGCAACCGGGAGGTGGCCTTCCTGCCGGTGGAGGTGGTCAACGCACCGGAAGTGATCGCCGACAACCATCGCATGGTCACCATCAACGGTGCGCTGGGCATCGACATCCACGGGCAGGTGGTCGCCGACACCATCGACGGCGGGCAGTTCAGCGGGATCGGCGGGGCCGAGGATTTTGTGGCCGGCGCCGGCCTCGAGTTGTCCGACCGCTCACTCATCTGCCTGCCGTCGACGTACATGAAAGACGGTGAACTGCGCTCGCGCGTCGTGCCGTGGTTCGGGCCCGGAGCGGTGATCACCACACCGCGCCATCACGTCGACGTGATCGTCACCGAACACGGCACCGCCGAATTGGAGGGCCTGACGGTCCGCGAGCGGGGCGAGGCGCTGGCGGCCATCGCGGATCCGCAGTTCCGGGACGGTCTGCTGGCGGCCGCTGCGCGGGCGGCGCAGGGCCGGTCACCGGTCCCGGATCGCACCATCCTCTTGTAA
- a CDS encoding FAD-dependent oxidoreductase: MASDEADVLIIGAGLSGLIAARTVLAAGLTPLILEADTRVGGRILTEDLAGLPMELGAQWIGDTHHRMFALAAELGVETYQQYDEGETSYELAGTGVLRGNDFHDRFGDELAELETVLRRLDELSAEVSPATPWTAPHAAEWDAITAGAWYDTQGLSPVARTLLEICTVGILAVPTVEVSFLHLLFTIQTCGVTAELFAESEGGAQTTRFVGGTAQIPQRLAALVTDHLVFDAPVQLIEHGTDSVAVHCRGGRTARGRRVIVALSPMLAGRIMYDPPLSGYRDQLTQRMPNSAAMKAFFVYDEPFWRTEGLNGQLISDIGPARMSNDTCIQGDGHGVILLFLEGEQARTHAHWSEAERREALMAELVRHFGDRAAKPLHYIDGEWGNRQWTRGCYNANCGPLVWTTYGPALAEPIGPIHWASTDTATQWSAYMEGAVESGERAAAEVIAALT; this comes from the coding sequence ATGGCAAGCGATGAAGCGGACGTCCTGATTATCGGTGCCGGGCTGTCCGGTCTGATCGCGGCCCGCACGGTGCTGGCGGCGGGGCTCACACCGCTGATCCTGGAGGCGGACACCCGCGTCGGCGGACGCATCCTCACCGAGGATCTGGCCGGTCTGCCGATGGAATTGGGCGCGCAGTGGATCGGCGATACCCATCACCGCATGTTCGCGTTGGCCGCAGAACTCGGTGTCGAGACATATCAGCAGTACGACGAGGGTGAGACGTCCTACGAGCTTGCCGGCACGGGAGTTCTGCGCGGCAACGATTTTCACGACCGATTCGGCGATGAACTGGCAGAGCTGGAGACGGTGCTGCGGCGTCTGGACGAGCTGTCCGCCGAGGTATCACCGGCGACTCCATGGACCGCACCGCACGCCGCCGAGTGGGACGCCATCACCGCGGGCGCTTGGTACGACACACAGGGTCTGTCACCGGTCGCGCGCACACTGCTGGAGATATGCACCGTCGGGATCCTCGCCGTGCCGACGGTCGAAGTCTCCTTCCTGCATCTGCTGTTCACCATCCAGACCTGCGGGGTGACCGCCGAGCTGTTCGCCGAGTCCGAGGGTGGCGCGCAGACCACCCGGTTCGTGGGCGGGACCGCCCAGATACCCCAGCGGCTGGCAGCGCTGGTCACCGACCACCTGGTGTTCGACGCCCCTGTGCAGCTGATCGAGCACGGCACCGATTCCGTCGCGGTGCACTGCCGCGGCGGGCGCACCGCGCGCGGGCGCCGCGTGATCGTCGCGCTCTCACCGATGCTGGCCGGCCGCATCATGTACGACCCGCCACTGTCCGGGTATCGCGATCAACTGACTCAGCGAATGCCGAATTCAGCCGCCATGAAGGCGTTCTTCGTGTATGACGAACCCTTCTGGCGGACAGAAGGACTCAACGGGCAGCTGATCTCCGATATCGGGCCCGCCCGGATGTCGAATGACACCTGCATCCAGGGTGACGGCCACGGTGTGATCCTGCTCTTCCTTGAGGGCGAGCAGGCCCGCACGCACGCGCACTGGTCAGAAGCCGAACGCCGCGAGGCGCTGATGGCCGAACTGGTGCGGCATTTCGGGGATCGGGCGGCAAAACCGCTGCACTACATCGACGGGGAATGGGGCAACCGACAGTGGACCCGCGGCTGTTACAACGCCAACTGCGGTCCGCTGGTGTGGACCACCTACGGACCCGCGCTGGCCGAACCGATCGGCCCGATCCACTGGGCGTCCACCGACACCGCAACACAGTGGAGTGCCTATATGGAGGGTGCCGTCGAGTCCGGTGAACGGGCCGCCGCCGAAGTCATCGCGGCGCTCACCTGA
- a CDS encoding HNH endonuclease signature motif containing protein, with protein MDATDLDTFIDALIDDLTPVPAPEDDADRTLFHLLDSPRRVIDEQPLLAVLAAAVTLRNLFDHVIAQAVAATERAGIPARKHLRTGADLLTSLGVAPGAAYRAARVGRAAHTLPALTQLQRLGGVGIEFADAIGKGVAHIHNRVALSEEDRAGVVTTLMIETTPSGVAKKARAIAIDRAAAQPVDDGAVPVAENADLNDMTVVQTEDGRVAASLDLDALTAEELLTALDPLCRPIPLPDGSPDPRPTGRRRADAFGQIMRTYLSSSQRPMSGGVLPHVTLTRPAAAPGVDILGFGGPVSTRTADLITCDSTLTSVTIDNAGAPLDVGRAERLFTPAIRKGLAVRDRGCAHPGCGRPVSWCDAHHIQPWSSGGRTSIDNGVLLCRLHHTAIHHGGWQVYLGADRHPWFIPPHDPAGPEPAHLRSHARRTMTDLPTAA; from the coding sequence ATGGACGCCACTGATCTCGACACGTTCATTGATGCGCTGATCGATGACCTCACCCCGGTACCTGCACCCGAGGACGACGCCGATCGCACGCTGTTTCATCTACTCGACAGTCCGCGCCGGGTGATCGATGAGCAGCCGTTGTTGGCGGTGCTGGCGGCCGCGGTGACCTTGCGCAATCTGTTCGATCATGTGATCGCCCAGGCGGTTGCGGCCACGGAGCGGGCCGGGATCCCGGCGCGCAAACACCTGCGCACGGGGGCCGATCTGCTGACCAGTCTGGGTGTGGCGCCGGGTGCGGCGTACCGGGCCGCGCGGGTGGGCCGGGCGGCACACACCCTGCCCGCGTTGACGCAGTTGCAGCGCCTCGGTGGGGTCGGTATCGAGTTCGCCGACGCCATCGGCAAAGGAGTCGCCCACATCCACAATCGGGTGGCGTTGTCCGAGGAAGACCGGGCGGGCGTGGTGACGACGCTGATGATCGAGACCACCCCGTCCGGGGTGGCCAAGAAGGCCCGAGCGATCGCCATCGACAGAGCGGCGGCCCAGCCTGTCGACGACGGGGCGGTGCCGGTCGCCGAAAACGCCGACCTCAACGACATGACCGTGGTGCAGACCGAGGACGGGCGGGTCGCGGCCAGCTTGGATCTCGACGCACTCACCGCAGAGGAACTGCTCACCGCGCTGGACCCGTTGTGCCGGCCCATCCCGCTGCCCGACGGGTCCCCGGACCCACGCCCGACCGGGCGCCGCCGCGCCGACGCCTTCGGACAGATCATGCGCACCTACCTGTCGAGCTCGCAGCGCCCGATGAGCGGGGGCGTGCTCCCGCACGTCACCCTCACCCGCCCCGCCGCAGCACCGGGCGTGGACATTCTCGGATTCGGCGGGCCCGTCAGCACCCGCACCGCCGACCTCATCACCTGCGACAGCACCCTGACCTCGGTGACCATCGACAACGCCGGCGCACCACTGGACGTCGGGCGCGCCGAGCGACTGTTCACACCCGCCATCCGCAAAGGTTTGGCCGTCCGCGACCGTGGATGCGCCCACCCGGGCTGCGGACGGCCGGTGTCCTGGTGCGACGCCCACCACATCCAACCCTGGAGCAGCGGCGGGCGCACCAGCATCGACAACGGGGTGCTGCTGTGCCGACTGCACCACACCGCGATCCACCACGGGGGCTGGCAGGTCTACCTCGGCGCCGACCGCCACCCCTGGTTCATCCCACCGCATGACCCGGCCGGCCCCGAACCGGCGCACCTGAGATCCCACGCCCGACGCACCATGACCGATCTGCCTACCGCCGCATAA